Proteins from a genomic interval of Oceanispirochaeta crateris:
- a CDS encoding OsmC family protein gives MDVNKIDLNFIYDFDGEVRTPTGKILIGEGENKMMPYDLLFGALGSCMYANFIGICKKKKITFDTVKVEVTGEKRDEIPALLQWVSVKYIVKGGSSEKGFIQAADLSSKYCSIFQTISNVAKMTCTIEFES, from the coding sequence ATGGATGTAAATAAAATAGACCTCAACTTCATCTACGATTTTGATGGAGAAGTTCGAACTCCCACTGGTAAGATTCTCATTGGAGAAGGTGAGAATAAAATGATGCCCTACGACCTGCTTTTCGGAGCCCTCGGTTCCTGCATGTATGCCAATTTTATAGGTATTTGTAAAAAGAAGAAAATAACATTTGACACAGTTAAAGTTGAAGTCACCGGCGAAAAACGCGATGAAATTCCAGCGCTACTTCAATGGGTCAGCGTCAAGTACATTGTCAAAGGAGGTAGTTCGGAAAAAGGATTCATCCAGGCCGCTGATCTTTCCTCAAAGTACTGTTCCATTTTTCAGACTATATCAAACGTAGCAAAGATGACATGCACTATTGAATTTGAATCATAA
- a CDS encoding ABC transporter ATP-binding protein, which yields MSSENLIETVNLSKHFKVHNGLGRKRTLKAVDGVSLTLKKGETLGIVGESGCGKSTLGRTITRLYDASGGKILFEDVDITEMKGSAFRIYQKKMQIIFQDPYSSLNPSMNVREILSEPLNIHTKLAGKELNEKIEETLEVVGLTKASIEKFPHEFSGGQRQRIGIARAISVEPDFILCDEPISALDVSIQAQIVNTLEKLQEKMGVSYLFIAHDLSMVKHISHKIGVMYLGKIVEVSDTLELYKNPLHPYSQALLDSIPKIGSISNFDKILSGDIPSPIDLPQGCRFQSRCKYVMKKCREREPALTPVSKDHAVACHLYDEV from the coding sequence ATGAGCAGTGAAAATTTAATTGAGACAGTGAATTTGAGCAAGCACTTTAAAGTCCACAATGGGCTGGGAAGAAAACGAACCCTCAAAGCAGTCGACGGTGTTAGTCTGACTCTGAAGAAGGGAGAAACCCTGGGAATCGTCGGTGAATCGGGATGTGGAAAATCAACCCTTGGACGGACCATTACCCGACTATACGATGCTTCAGGAGGAAAGATTCTCTTCGAAGATGTGGATATAACGGAGATGAAAGGTTCAGCATTCCGGATTTATCAGAAAAAGATGCAAATAATTTTTCAAGATCCCTATTCATCTTTAAATCCCAGTATGAATGTCAGGGAAATACTGAGTGAACCGCTCAATATTCATACAAAACTGGCAGGGAAAGAACTCAATGAAAAAATTGAAGAGACACTGGAGGTAGTCGGCCTAACAAAAGCCTCCATAGAGAAATTTCCTCATGAATTCAGCGGCGGACAGCGACAGAGAATAGGAATTGCCCGAGCCATTTCTGTAGAACCGGATTTTATCCTTTGTGATGAACCAATTTCTGCACTGGATGTTTCCATTCAGGCCCAAATCGTCAATACACTGGAAAAGCTGCAGGAAAAAATGGGTGTATCCTACCTCTTCATAGCTCACGACCTATCTATGGTAAAACATATTTCCCATAAAATAGGAGTTATGTATTTAGGGAAAATCGTTGAAGTATCGGACACACTCGAATTGTATAAAAATCCTCTTCATCCCTATTCTCAGGCCCTGCTGGACTCAATCCCCAAAATTGGAAGTATCTCCAACTTTGATAAGATTCTCTCAGGTGATATACCGAGTCCCATAGATTTGCCTCAAGGTTGCCGATTTCAGAGCAGATGTAAATATGTCATGAAAAAATGTAGGGAGAGAGAACCAGCTCTCACTCCTGTTTCAAAAGATCATGCCGTGGCCTGTCATCTTTATGATGAAGTCTGA
- a CDS encoding tripartite tricarboxylate transporter substrate binding protein: MKKMVRALSMLMVLASVSTFSVMANGQTEGAVDGDAYPAKQLVVTCPPAAGGGTDLLYRALAPKISEKLGVPVIIVNKPGAGGAIGFSAGAKEKADGSSVTAAVAEMLAVPYVQEVDFTYESFEPVCNVNSTYGTLTVQADAPYDTVEEFIDYCKAHPGEVRFSNSGNGGNWHVLAAAFAAAAGIDVVHVPFDGGGPSAVALAGGHVEATTVSAQEVEVHVASGKAKILCSFSPERLAELPEIPTLRELGYGDLLLTIYRGFVAPKGTPADVIAKIDEAIQYALNDPEITEFMKNKNFMKDYKDADDFLALMERENKIYGEQFKALGMID; encoded by the coding sequence ATGAAAAAAATGGTTCGGGCATTAAGTATGCTAATGGTTCTAGCGAGTGTAAGTACATTCAGTGTTATGGCAAACGGTCAAACTGAAGGTGCTGTAGATGGTGATGCTTATCCTGCAAAACAGCTTGTTGTTACTTGCCCACCTGCAGCCGGTGGTGGGACAGACCTTCTTTACAGGGCATTAGCACCAAAAATATCAGAAAAATTGGGAGTACCTGTTATAATTGTAAATAAACCTGGTGCCGGTGGTGCTATTGGTTTTTCTGCTGGTGCAAAAGAAAAAGCTGATGGATCTTCAGTTACTGCTGCAGTTGCAGAGATGCTGGCTGTACCATATGTTCAGGAAGTTGATTTTACATACGAAAGTTTTGAACCTGTTTGTAATGTTAACTCTACTTATGGAACACTCACTGTCCAGGCAGATGCTCCTTATGACACAGTGGAAGAGTTTATTGACTACTGCAAGGCACATCCTGGAGAAGTTCGTTTCAGTAACTCAGGTAACGGTGGAAACTGGCATGTATTAGCTGCTGCGTTCGCTGCTGCTGCTGGTATTGATGTTGTACATGTTCCCTTTGATGGTGGTGGACCCTCAGCTGTAGCTCTTGCTGGTGGACACGTAGAGGCTACTACAGTAAGTGCTCAGGAAGTAGAAGTACATGTAGCTTCCGGAAAAGCAAAAATCCTTTGTTCTTTCTCCCCTGAGAGACTTGCTGAGCTCCCCGAGATTCCAACACTTAGAGAGTTAGGATACGGAGATCTGCTGCTTACAATTTATAGAGGTTTTGTTGCACCTAAGGGTACTCCTGCGGATGTAATCGCTAAAATTGATGAAGCTATTCAGTATGCTCTTAACGATCCTGAAATTACTGAGTTCATGAAAAACAAAAATTTTATGAAAGATTATAAAGATGCGGATGACTTCTTAGCACTCATGGAAAGAGAAAACAAGATCTATGGTGAACAGTTTAAAGCTCTTGGTATGATAGATTAA
- a CDS encoding tripartite tricarboxylate transporter permease, with amino-acid sequence MFSLVLHNLLDPFTIMMVFGGVLMGISFGAMPGLTSTMGVALLMPLTFSMEPQIGISLLVGIFCGAIYGGSIPAILINTPGTPSAAATVIDGYKFTQRGEAGRALGISVISSFGGGIISGVMLILIAPILAEFALKFSAPETFALAFFGISIIASISGESLVKGLMAGILGLILSLIGMDNITGFSRFNFGNTYLMGGLQFIPVLVGLFALSQCFISIETILNKTAPVGKTKRILPTKADFKRVLPTIIRAGFTGTFIGSIPGAGGDVSAFVSYDMEKRVSKHPEDFGTGIPEGIAAPEASNNGTTGGALIPLLTLGIPGDPNTAVMLGALMVHNLIPGPQLFLEHAEITYTLFGTFIVANIFMLILGLSGIRLFTKIIAIPKKTLVPIIMVLSTVGSFAINNNFTDVTTMLIAGVIGYLLIKGGFPLSPIVLALILGPMAEGNFRRSLVMSQGDYSIFFSRPISAFFIVVAILSISWPIIKSVKKGLRRPSVIQ; translated from the coding sequence ATGTTTTCATTAGTACTTCATAACTTACTTGACCCTTTTACCATTATGATGGTTTTCGGGGGAGTTTTGATGGGCATCTCCTTTGGTGCAATGCCTGGATTAACCTCTACGATGGGTGTCGCTCTTTTGATGCCTCTTACTTTTTCAATGGAACCTCAGATCGGAATATCATTGCTGGTTGGTATTTTTTGCGGAGCAATCTATGGTGGTTCAATACCAGCTATTCTGATAAATACTCCAGGAACGCCTTCTGCAGCTGCTACTGTCATTGACGGTTATAAGTTTACGCAAAGAGGGGAGGCCGGCCGCGCGTTAGGGATCTCTGTCATCTCTTCTTTTGGAGGTGGGATTATCAGTGGTGTGATGCTCATTCTCATCGCTCCTATTCTAGCCGAGTTCGCTCTTAAATTTAGTGCACCAGAAACTTTTGCACTGGCATTTTTTGGGATTAGTATCATTGCCAGTATTTCAGGGGAGTCTTTGGTCAAAGGTTTGATGGCCGGAATATTAGGCTTGATATTATCTCTTATTGGTATGGATAATATTACCGGATTTTCCCGGTTTAATTTTGGTAACACCTATTTAATGGGAGGGCTGCAATTCATTCCCGTTCTCGTAGGTTTGTTTGCATTGAGTCAGTGCTTTATTAGCATTGAGACGATTCTGAATAAGACGGCTCCAGTTGGGAAAACAAAGCGAATTTTGCCTACAAAAGCTGATTTTAAAAGGGTTCTTCCGACTATAATTCGTGCAGGTTTTACAGGAACGTTTATTGGATCTATTCCGGGAGCTGGTGGAGATGTTAGTGCCTTTGTATCTTATGACATGGAAAAACGTGTTTCAAAACATCCCGAGGATTTTGGAACAGGTATCCCTGAAGGGATCGCAGCACCCGAAGCCTCTAATAATGGTACAACAGGTGGTGCTTTGATTCCTTTATTGACTCTAGGCATTCCCGGTGACCCAAATACGGCAGTTATGCTGGGTGCTTTGATGGTTCATAACTTGATACCTGGTCCACAGCTATTTCTTGAACACGCCGAAATAACCTATACACTTTTTGGAACTTTCATTGTTGCCAATATTTTTATGTTGATTTTGGGACTTTCAGGAATTCGTTTATTTACTAAGATTATTGCTATACCCAAGAAAACATTGGTACCCATTATCATGGTACTTTCAACTGTTGGTTCATTTGCCATAAATAATAATTTTACAGATGTTACAACTATGCTCATTGCCGGTGTGATAGGTTATCTTCTTATTAAGGGTGGATTTCCACTCTCTCCCATTGTTCTGGCCCTAATTTTAGGACCGATGGCAGAAGGAAATTTTAGAAGAAGTTTGGTTATGTCCCAGGGAGATTACTCAATATTCTTTTCCAGGCCAATATCGGCATTTTTCATAGTTGTTGCTATACTATCAATATCTTGGCCGATAATAAAAAGTGTGAAAAAAGGATTGCGGAGGCCTTCTGTGATTCAATAA
- a CDS encoding FadR/GntR family transcriptional regulator: MSKIDHVMMVVKKQILDGSYKKGDKLPSELEIMEMCGTSRSSVREAIKVLSTVGLVEIRRGLGTFVKNDLIETKNVANFQMTEGSSRTFTNEQLLEYRKHIEGLLLEMVILNCSDEDINKLEQQNDQLKMALGENPDPLDLYQIDIDFHLEIGRLTHNPLMEQLNENLVQLIKSGLREDYLNIHYAGFLSYVNHQQMIDAIRNRDIELAKQTVIEVNRTFLHRQ; encoded by the coding sequence ATGTCTAAGATTGATCATGTCATGATGGTTGTTAAAAAACAAATTCTGGATGGTTCGTACAAAAAAGGAGATAAACTACCTAGTGAGCTGGAAATAATGGAGATGTGTGGTACATCACGCAGTTCTGTACGAGAAGCAATCAAAGTACTTTCTACTGTTGGCCTCGTTGAGATTAGACGGGGACTTGGAACCTTTGTGAAAAATGATCTCATTGAAACGAAGAATGTAGCTAATTTTCAAATGACTGAAGGTTCAAGTAGGACATTCACAAATGAACAACTTCTCGAATATAGAAAACATATAGAAGGACTATTGTTAGAGATGGTCATTCTAAACTGTAGTGATGAAGACATAAATAAACTTGAACAACAAAATGATCAATTAAAGATGGCATTAGGGGAAAATCCTGATCCTCTGGACTTATATCAAATTGATATTGATTTTCATCTGGAAATTGGACGACTAACTCATAATCCTCTTATGGAACAATTGAATGAGAACCTTGTGCAGTTGATAAAATCAGGTTTGAGAGAGGATTATTTAAATATCCATTATGCAGGATTTTTATCTTATGTGAATCATCAGCAGATGATTGATGCCATCAGAAATAGAGACATTGAATTAGCTAAGCAAACAGTAATTGAAGTAAACCGAACATTTTTACATAGGCAGTAA
- a CDS encoding aldo/keto reductase, whose product MSTSSSPLKNFPPMALGTWTFAGGDIWSDIDEKESIKVIHNALDSGISLFDTSPNYGDGASERILGKALKGISEGVIATKMKIDGCSEADIIDSVETSLKTLGRDTIDLMQVHWPGTTEENKTALDTFQKLQKEGKILHIGVCNFGSQDLEETHSYPIISNQLPYNLMWRVIENDIAPLTKQQGKHLWVYSPLQQGLLTGKYNSLDSFPEGRMRTRHFAPKRKAATHGGPGMEAETQELLNDFLMISKDLGITPTELAIRYIRSQSFVDTILVGARDTKQLKELQSIITAAPLDDEVMTSLNECSLKLLKTAGGNPDMYQYTSRVRFS is encoded by the coding sequence ATGAGTACATCCTCCTCTCCTTTAAAAAATTTTCCTCCCATGGCATTAGGTACATGGACATTTGCGGGAGGAGATATCTGGTCAGACATTGATGAAAAAGAATCGATCAAGGTCATTCACAATGCTCTAGATAGCGGAATCTCACTCTTTGATACCTCCCCTAATTATGGTGATGGCGCCAGCGAGAGAATTTTGGGAAAAGCTCTTAAGGGTATTTCCGAAGGTGTCATTGCTACAAAAATGAAAATAGACGGCTGTAGTGAAGCCGATATCATTGATTCTGTGGAAACCAGCTTAAAGACTTTGGGCCGTGATACCATAGATCTTATGCAGGTTCATTGGCCCGGGACGACAGAAGAGAACAAAACAGCCCTGGATACGTTCCAAAAGTTGCAGAAAGAAGGGAAGATACTCCATATCGGTGTGTGCAACTTCGGATCTCAGGATCTAGAAGAAACCCATTCTTACCCTATAATCAGCAACCAATTACCTTATAATCTAATGTGGCGTGTCATTGAAAATGATATTGCACCGCTGACTAAGCAGCAGGGGAAACATCTTTGGGTCTATTCTCCACTACAACAAGGATTACTCACAGGTAAATATAATAGCTTGGACTCTTTCCCGGAAGGCAGAATGAGAACCCGGCACTTTGCTCCCAAAAGAAAAGCAGCCACTCATGGTGGGCCGGGAATGGAAGCTGAAACTCAGGAATTATTAAATGATTTTCTAATGATTTCAAAGGATCTTGGCATCACTCCGACGGAATTGGCTATCAGATATATACGCAGCCAATCCTTCGTCGATACAATTCTGGTAGGGGCTAGAGATACGAAACAGCTGAAAGAGCTTCAATCCATTATAACAGCTGCACCTTTGGATGATGAAGTAATGACTTCTCTAAATGAATGCTCCCTGAAGCTCCTTAAAACTGCGGGGGGAAACCCAGATATGTATCAGTATACATCAAGGGTTCGATTTTCATAG
- a CDS encoding NAD(P)-dependent oxidoreductase: MYTIVLTHNLPLDRFSDLLSNMNVIFPETPLSKFSDDEIKEHVKDADVLITIADFECPASLIELAPNLKAIGNLGSGFNNIDVKTATEKGILVLNTPVSVMESTAEMTIALMMSICRSTVLYDRELRKDLVCKPSLLLERDMVLSGRTLGIIGFGRIGKSVAQKAVGLGMNVVYNDLYQATKEDEERLNARFMSAEDVIKEADVLTLHMPYFPEYHHYMNKERLGMMKNTSYLINASRGPIVEEKALIQALKAKSIRGAALDVHEFEPNISKEIAELPNIVITPHCCTNIADVRLDMLGELLNGMSLILKGEQASNVVNREALNK, from the coding sequence ATGTATACCATAGTATTGACTCATAATTTACCTTTAGATAGATTCAGCGACTTACTTTCCAATATGAATGTCATCTTCCCGGAAACTCCGTTAAGCAAGTTCTCGGATGATGAAATAAAAGAACATGTCAAGGATGCAGATGTTTTAATCACAATAGCTGATTTTGAATGTCCAGCATCTCTTATAGAACTAGCGCCCAACTTAAAAGCCATTGGAAATCTTGGATCTGGATTTAACAATATAGATGTAAAAACCGCTACCGAAAAAGGTATTCTTGTTTTAAATACACCCGTTTCTGTAATGGAATCTACAGCAGAGATGACTATCGCCCTTATGATGAGCATTTGCCGCAGTACCGTTCTTTATGACAGAGAACTTCGTAAAGATCTTGTTTGCAAACCATCCTTACTTTTGGAGCGGGATATGGTCTTATCCGGTAGAACATTAGGAATTATAGGTTTTGGCCGCATAGGGAAATCTGTTGCCCAAAAAGCTGTTGGTTTAGGAATGAATGTTGTTTATAACGACTTATATCAGGCTACTAAAGAGGATGAAGAACGATTGAATGCGCGTTTTATGTCCGCAGAAGATGTCATAAAAGAAGCTGATGTCCTCACTCTTCATATGCCTTACTTTCCCGAATATCATCACTACATGAACAAAGAAAGATTGGGTATGATGAAGAATACATCGTATCTCATTAATGCATCCAGAGGACCTATTGTTGAAGAGAAAGCTCTTATCCAAGCCTTAAAAGCAAAGTCTATTCGAGGTGCTGCTTTAGATGTGCATGAGTTTGAACCAAATATTTCCAAGGAGATTGCCGAACTTCCTAATATCGTGATCACACCGCACTGCTGTACCAATATTGCCGATGTTCGACTGGATATGCTAGGAGAACTTCTGAATGGAATGAGCTTGATTTTGAAGGGTGAACAGGCAAGTAATGTAGTAAACCGTGAAGCGTTGAACAAGTAA
- a CDS encoding tripartite tricarboxylate transporter TctB family protein produces MIKVANVISLFFALLCLFVFFVSRSFPSGFNGNLGPGFFPLVLSIIGFFLSILQIVVSFKSEETSVDEVKLISRENSRVWFSLLFTALYFGFLHVVGFLIASVFYLLAMLFFLGNRNKKVLILVPILVPIFLYFVFTTLLLVQLPSGLIF; encoded by the coding sequence ATGATAAAAGTAGCAAATGTTATTTCACTATTTTTTGCTCTGTTATGTCTGTTTGTTTTTTTTGTATCCAGATCATTTCCGTCTGGATTTAATGGAAACTTAGGCCCCGGCTTTTTTCCCCTGGTTTTATCTATTATTGGGTTTTTTTTATCAATTCTACAAATTGTGGTTTCTTTTAAGAGTGAAGAAACTTCTGTGGATGAGGTGAAACTCATTTCAAGAGAGAATTCTCGAGTATGGTTTTCCCTCTTATTTACAGCTCTTTATTTTGGTTTTCTTCATGTTGTAGGCTTTTTAATAGCTTCAGTTTTTTATCTTTTGGCTATGCTTTTCTTTTTAGGAAACAGGAATAAAAAGGTTCTAATTTTGGTTCCTATCTTAGTGCCAATATTTTTATATTTTGTGTTTACTACTTTACTGTTGGTACAGTTACCTTCAGGGCTAATATTTTAA